A region of Solanum dulcamara chromosome 7, daSolDulc1.2, whole genome shotgun sequence DNA encodes the following proteins:
- the LOC129896530 gene encoding glutaminyl-peptide cyclotransferase-like isoform X2: MPGAKVRKKSNTRRLNTLPQQPSMASSSRFLLHYRKISALAFLILVACLIIVLNTSLRKEGVSLSDVPSNQLYTVEVVNEFPHDPDAFTQGLLYAENDILFESTGLNGASSVREVALQTGKVKAIQRMPYSDFGEGLTLFGDRLIQVTWRQSTGYIYDRHNLSKFEKFRHGMPDGWGLATDGKVLYGSDGSSTLYQIDPQTMKVVKKQIVNYQGDEVHRLNELEYVYDEVWANVWMTDCIARVSHTDGSVLGWILLQNLREGLLHNLKKQIDVLNGIAWDRDGDRLFVTGKWWPKLYEIKLHPLKTPFNGDIKEMCMPPAFPF, from the exons ATGCCAGGCGCAAAAGTGAGAAAGAAATCTAATACTAGGAGATTAAACACCCTACCTCAACAACCTTCAATGGCTTCCTCCTCTCGTTTTCTTCTCCATTACAGAAAAATCTCTGCCCTTGCATTTTTAATCCTAGTTGCTTGTTTGATTATTGTTTTGAACACTTCGTTGCGAAAGGAAGGCGTGTCTCTATCAGATGTTCCATCGAATCAACTTTACACAGTCGAAGTGGTCAATGAGTTCCCTCACGATCCTGACGCATTCACACAG GGATTACTGTATGCAGAAAATGACATCCTATTTGAGTCTACTGGGTTGAATGGGGCT TCATCTGTTCGGGAAGTCGCTCTGCAGACTGGCAAG GTTAAGGCTATTCAGAGAATGCCTTACTCTGATTTTGGGGAGGGCTTAACTCTTTTTGGTGATAG GTTGATTCAAGTAACTTGGCGGCAGAGTACTGGTTACATATATGATCGGCATAATCTCAGCAAA TTTGAGAAGTTTCGCCATGGTATGCCCGATGGTTGGGGATTGGCAACTGATGGGAAAGTCCTTTATGGGAGTGATGGATCTTCTACACTGTATCAGATTGACCCTCAAACTATGAAAG TAGTTAAAAAACAAATAGTTAATTATCAAGGTGATGAAGTACACAGGCTCAATGAACTAGAGTATGTTTATGACGAAGTTTGGGCAAATGTTTGGATG ACTGACTGTATAGCTAGAGTATCACACACGGATGGCTCAGTTCTTGGATGGATTCTCCTCCAAAATTTGAG AGAAGGATTGCTACACAATTTGAAAAAG CAAATTGATGTGCTGAATGGCATAGCATGGGATAGGGATGGTGACCGCCTTTTTG tCACAGGCAAATGGTGGCCGAAACTTTATGAGATTAAGTTGCACCCTTTGAAGACACCATTCAACGGAGACATCAAGGAGATGTGCATGCCCCCGGCATTTCCATTTTGA
- the LOC129896530 gene encoding glutaminyl-peptide cyclotransferase-like isoform X1 produces the protein MPGAKVRKKSNTRRLNTLPQQPSMASSSRFLLHYRKISALAFLILVACLIIVLNTSLRKEGVSLSDVPSNQLYTVEVVNEFPHDPDAFTQGLLYAENDILFESTGLNGASSVREVALQTGKVKAIQRMPYSDFGEGLTLFGDRLIQVTWRQSTGYIYDRHNLSKFEKFRHGMPDGWGLATDGKVLYGSDGSSTLYQIDPQTMKVVKKQIVNYQGDEVHRLNELEYVYDEVWANVWMVWTCSPTTASIEQLISYYSSQLYLSNMNLRKTDCIARVSHTDGSVLGWILLQNLREGLLHNLKKQIDVLNGIAWDRDGDRLFVTGKWWPKLYEIKLHPLKTPFNGDIKEMCMPPAFPF, from the exons ATGCCAGGCGCAAAAGTGAGAAAGAAATCTAATACTAGGAGATTAAACACCCTACCTCAACAACCTTCAATGGCTTCCTCCTCTCGTTTTCTTCTCCATTACAGAAAAATCTCTGCCCTTGCATTTTTAATCCTAGTTGCTTGTTTGATTATTGTTTTGAACACTTCGTTGCGAAAGGAAGGCGTGTCTCTATCAGATGTTCCATCGAATCAACTTTACACAGTCGAAGTGGTCAATGAGTTCCCTCACGATCCTGACGCATTCACACAG GGATTACTGTATGCAGAAAATGACATCCTATTTGAGTCTACTGGGTTGAATGGGGCT TCATCTGTTCGGGAAGTCGCTCTGCAGACTGGCAAG GTTAAGGCTATTCAGAGAATGCCTTACTCTGATTTTGGGGAGGGCTTAACTCTTTTTGGTGATAG GTTGATTCAAGTAACTTGGCGGCAGAGTACTGGTTACATATATGATCGGCATAATCTCAGCAAA TTTGAGAAGTTTCGCCATGGTATGCCCGATGGTTGGGGATTGGCAACTGATGGGAAAGTCCTTTATGGGAGTGATGGATCTTCTACACTGTATCAGATTGACCCTCAAACTATGAAAG TAGTTAAAAAACAAATAGTTAATTATCAAGGTGATGAAGTACACAGGCTCAATGAACTAGAGTATGTTTATGACGAAGTTTGGGCAAATGTTTGGATGGTATGGACTTGCTCTCCGACAACTGCCTCTATAGAACAATTGATTTCCTATTATTCATCACAATTATATTTATCCAACATGAATCTGAGAAAG ACTGACTGTATAGCTAGAGTATCACACACGGATGGCTCAGTTCTTGGATGGATTCTCCTCCAAAATTTGAG AGAAGGATTGCTACACAATTTGAAAAAG CAAATTGATGTGCTGAATGGCATAGCATGGGATAGGGATGGTGACCGCCTTTTTG tCACAGGCAAATGGTGGCCGAAACTTTATGAGATTAAGTTGCACCCTTTGAAGACACCATTCAACGGAGACATCAAGGAGATGTGCATGCCCCCGGCATTTCCATTTTGA